In Pseudomonas sp. MTM4, one genomic interval encodes:
- a CDS encoding transglycosylase domain-containing protein: MTLLLGISLLAGGGYAAWHEMHTSKLQALWLSRYAENLDYRVEPGASTNIRFPEAGPFDRRLGYAALPKFLERLTERGFDIQQQVRFSPALQRYASHGFFLPYPEKSQAGLTIDDCRGEPLYANSYPHQYYETFEDVPPIIAMSLLFIEDRGLLNAERPRANPAVDWPRFTMAAVSQVEKKLGLPVQAAGGSTLATQVEKYRHSPEGRTGSAEEKIRQMISASVRTYREGQQTLTTRKRIVRDYLNSVPLSAAYGHGEVHGIADGLRLWFGADFAEVNRALDSRRNADVSYEARGLALRQVLSLLIAQRRPSYYLFSGREDMAELTDSHIRLLANGGVIGTRLRNAALQQKVMFRDLRREPGIREVPTSKGITAARMRLSSLLGVSLYELDRLDLAATTPLHGELQKQVSDYLLRLAEPEFAGEVGLFGERMLSPERTADVRYSFTLFERGEQGFRVRVQTDNTNQPFDINEGSKLELGSTAKLRVLTTYLEVIAELHDRYAQSEISELRKAEAVDPLTRWAVGYLIEHEDRNLPAMLDAALERRYSASPAERFFTGAGMHRFGNFRREDDGRLPTMREALRESINLPFVRLMRDLVRYSTYQTSNGAELLKSDDNPERREYLRRFADREGSVFLQRFWKKYRGKTAEERIEVLLDGMRPTPPRLAAVHRYLMPEADRAAFDRFLKQALPGVELNDDKLDSLYTRYGPGAYSLPDQGYIARVHPLDLWLLGYLIKHPDAGISEVIAASTAERQEVYGWLFRSRHKSARDSRIRIMLEVEAFTDIHRRWQRLGYPFDHLVPSLATALGSSGDRPAALAELMGIIVNDGVRLPSVRIDSLHFASDTPYETRVGIRPNTGVRVLHSEVAAALREALANVVEGGTARRLRGSFLQSDGEPLRVGGKTGTGDNRIQTIGAGGRLISSLALNRTATFVFFLGPNHFGTLTAYVPGRGADSFRFTSALPVQVLKGMAPILQPYLQVGAQTQCQPPAEPIKPTLTASMVSSS, from the coding sequence ATGACGCTGTTGCTGGGCATCTCGCTGCTGGCAGGCGGTGGCTATGCGGCCTGGCATGAGATGCATACCTCAAAGCTGCAGGCGCTGTGGCTGAGCCGTTATGCCGAGAACCTCGACTATCGGGTCGAGCCCGGCGCGAGCACCAATATCCGCTTCCCCGAGGCTGGGCCTTTCGATCGGCGTCTGGGCTATGCGGCGCTGCCAAAGTTTCTCGAGCGGCTGACCGAGCGCGGTTTCGATATCCAACAGCAGGTGCGTTTTTCGCCGGCCTTGCAACGCTACGCCAGCCACGGCTTCTTCCTGCCCTATCCGGAAAAGTCGCAGGCGGGGCTGACGATAGACGATTGCCGTGGCGAGCCCCTATACGCCAACAGCTACCCGCATCAGTACTACGAAACCTTCGAAGACGTGCCGCCCATCATCGCGATGAGCCTGTTGTTCATCGAGGATCGCGGGCTGCTCAATGCCGAGCGACCCCGCGCGAACCCGGCTGTGGACTGGCCGCGTTTCACCATGGCGGCTGTGAGCCAGGTCGAAAAGAAGCTCGGCCTGCCGGTACAGGCGGCTGGCGGCAGTACGCTCGCGACCCAGGTAGAGAAATACCGCCACTCGCCTGAAGGCCGAACCGGAAGCGCGGAGGAAAAAATCCGGCAGATGATTTCGGCGAGCGTGCGCACCTACCGCGAAGGCCAGCAAACCTTGACCACGCGCAAGCGTATCGTGCGCGACTACCTCAACAGCGTGCCGCTGTCGGCGGCGTACGGTCACGGCGAAGTGCATGGCATTGCCGATGGACTGCGCCTCTGGTTCGGCGCGGATTTCGCCGAGGTCAACCGTGCGCTGGACTCGCGCCGCAACGCCGATGTCAGTTATGAGGCACGGGGCCTGGCGCTGCGCCAGGTGTTGTCGTTGCTGATCGCTCAGCGGCGCCCGTCGTATTACCTGTTCTCCGGACGAGAAGACATGGCGGAGCTCACCGACAGCCACATCCGTCTGCTGGCCAACGGTGGGGTGATCGGCACCCGGCTGCGCAACGCGGCGCTGCAGCAGAAGGTGATGTTCCGTGATCTACGCCGCGAGCCGGGTATCCGCGAGGTGCCGACCAGCAAGGGCATCACCGCCGCGCGCATGCGTTTGAGCAGTCTGCTCGGCGTGTCGCTGTATGAACTGGATCGTCTCGATCTGGCCGCCACCACGCCGCTGCACGGGGAATTACAGAAGCAGGTCAGCGATTATCTGCTGCGTCTGGCGGAGCCGGAGTTCGCGGGCGAGGTCGGGCTGTTCGGCGAGCGAATGCTGTCGCCGGAGCGCACCGCGGACGTCCGCTACAGCTTCACGCTGTTCGAGCGCGGTGAGCAGGGCTTCCGCGTGCGGGTACAGACCGACAACACAAACCAGCCGTTCGATATCAATGAAGGCAGCAAACTGGAGCTTGGCTCCACGGCCAAGCTGCGCGTGCTGACTACCTATCTCGAAGTGATCGCCGAATTGCACGATCGCTATGCGCAAAGCGAAATCAGCGAATTGCGCAAAGCCGAGGCGGTCGATCCGCTGACACGCTGGGCCGTGGGTTATCTGATCGAGCACGAGGACCGCAACCTACCGGCGATGCTCGATGCGGCGCTGGAACGCCGCTACTCGGCCAGTCCCGCCGAGCGTTTCTTCACCGGGGCCGGTATGCATCGATTCGGCAATTTTCGTCGTGAGGATGACGGACGTTTGCCCACCATGCGCGAGGCGCTGCGAGAGTCGATCAACCTGCCGTTCGTACGCTTGATGCGAGATCTGGTGAGGTACAGCACCTACCAGACCTCCAACGGCGCCGAGCTGTTGAAAAGTGACGACAACCCCGAGCGGCGTGAATATCTGCGACGCTTCGCCGACCGCGAGGGCTCGGTGTTCCTTCAGCGCTTCTGGAAAAAGTACCGTGGCAAGACTGCTGAGGAACGCATCGAAGTGCTGCTGGACGGCATGCGCCCGACGCCGCCCCGGCTCGCCGCGGTGCACCGCTACCTGATGCCGGAGGCCGATCGTGCTGCTTTCGACCGCTTCCTCAAGCAAGCCCTGCCGGGCGTCGAACTCAACGACGACAAGCTCGATTCGCTCTACACCCGTTACGGACCGGGCGCCTATAGCCTGCCGGATCAGGGCTACATCGCCAGGGTGCATCCGCTGGACCTGTGGTTGCTGGGCTATCTGATCAAGCACCCGGATGCAGGCATCTCCGAGGTGATCGCTGCCAGCACCGCTGAGCGCCAGGAAGTCTACGGCTGGCTGTTCCGCAGCCGGCACAAGAGCGCGCGCGACAGCCGCATTCGCATCATGCTGGAAGTGGAAGCCTTCACCGACATCCACCGTCGCTGGCAGCGTCTGGGTTATCCCTTCGATCATCTGGTGCCGTCGCTCGCCACCGCGCTGGGCAGTTCCGGCGATCGCCCGGCCGCGCTGGCGGAGCTGATGGGCATCATCGTCAATGACGGCGTAAGGCTGCCCAGTGTGCGTATCGACAGCCTGCATTTTGCCAGCGACACGCCGTATGAAACGCGCGTGGGCATCAGGCCGAATACGGGTGTCAGGGTGCTGCACAGTGAGGTGGCCGCGGCGTTACGCGAAGCGCTCGCCAATGTGGTTGAGGGTGGCACGGCGCGCCGGCTGCGCGGCAGCTTCCTGCAAAGTGACGGCGAACCGCTACGTGTTGGCGGCAAGACCGGAACGGGCGACAACCGCATCCAGACCATTGGGGCAGGCGGGCGGCTGATCAGTTCGCTGGCATTGAATCGGACTGCCACCTTCGTTTTCTTTCTCGGTCCGAATCATTTCGGCACCTTGACCGCCTACGTTCCAGGGCGCGGCGCAGACAGTTTCCGCTTCACCTCGGCGCTGCCGGTGCAGGTGCTCAAAGGCATGGCGCCGATTCTCCAGCCCTATCTGCAGGTCGGCGCACAGACGCAATGTCAGCCGCCGGCAGAGCCGATCAAGCCCACGCTGACCGCCAGCATGGTGTCGAGCTCCTGA
- a CDS encoding pirin-like bicupin family protein: protein MIEIRPRAELGAAHHGWLHARHHFSFADYHDPLRMHWGRLRVWNDDTIAPNSGFPTHTHRDMEIITYVRKGAISHEDSLGNSDRTAAGDVQVMSAGTGIAHSEYNLESEPTEIFQIWIYPDQTGLPPSWGTRPFPTVERAGAFVTLASGMADDSDALPIRADARLAAAALSPGQVAQYRIGDGRKVYLVPASGRIEVAGLVAATGDGVAVRDETLLTIKALEHSEVVLVDVR from the coding sequence ATGATCGAAATCCGCCCGCGCGCTGAGCTTGGCGCCGCACACCATGGCTGGTTGCATGCCCGCCATCATTTTTCATTTGCCGACTATCACGACCCGCTGCGCATGCACTGGGGCCGCTTGCGGGTCTGGAATGACGACACCATCGCGCCGAACTCGGGCTTCCCGACCCATACGCACCGCGACATGGAAATCATCACCTACGTCCGCAAGGGCGCCATCAGCCACGAAGACAGCCTGGGTAATAGCGATCGTACGGCTGCCGGTGATGTACAGGTCATGAGTGCCGGCACCGGCATCGCCCATAGCGAATACAACCTCGAAAGCGAGCCCACCGAGATTTTCCAGATTTGGATCTACCCGGACCAAACCGGGCTGCCTCCAAGCTGGGGTACGCGCCCGTTCCCTACAGTGGAGCGTGCGGGTGCATTTGTCACGCTGGCTAGCGGCATGGCTGATGACAGCGATGCGTTGCCGATCCGGGCCGACGCGCGTCTGGCCGCAGCTGCACTTTCACCAGGTCAGGTTGCCCAATACCGAATTGGTGATGGTCGCAAGGTCTATCTGGTGCCCGCCAGTGGGCGTATCGAGGTTGCTGGGCTCGTTGCAGCGACAGGGGATGGCGTGGCGGTGCGTGATGAGACGCTGCTCACCATCAAGGCGCTGGAACATAGCGAAGTGGTGCTGGTGGACGTTCGCTGA
- a CDS encoding alpha/beta fold hydrolase, protein MFEQFQRDECEVNGVRIAYRKGGSGPPLLLLHGYPQTHVMWHAVADQLAEHFTVVAADLRGYGDSSKPEGGQDHVAYSKREMALDQVELMRTLGFKRFDILAHDRGARVSHRLAMDHPQTVRRLILLDIAPTLAMYSQTDETFARAYWHWFFLIRPAPLPETLMETAPELVLKTAVATRADHHHPFTAAAYAEYLRCMKLPGTVHAFCEDYRASAGIDLQHDREDRAADRRIEAPLLVLWGAKGVVERCFDPLKEWRAVAASVQGKALPAGHYIAEEVPQLLLEEVLGFLS, encoded by the coding sequence ATGTTCGAGCAGTTCCAGCGTGACGAGTGCGAGGTCAATGGCGTACGGATCGCCTATCGCAAAGGCGGCTCCGGACCGCCCTTGCTGCTGCTCCACGGCTACCCGCAGACGCATGTCATGTGGCACGCAGTGGCCGATCAGCTTGCCGAACACTTCACCGTCGTGGCGGCCGATTTGCGCGGTTACGGTGATAGCAGCAAGCCCGAAGGCGGTCAGGATCACGTGGCCTACAGCAAGCGCGAGATGGCGCTTGATCAGGTGGAGTTGATGCGCACCTTGGGCTTCAAGCGTTTCGATATTCTTGCCCACGACCGCGGCGCGCGGGTCAGCCATCGTCTGGCGATGGATCATCCACAGACGGTTCGCCGGCTGATTCTGTTGGACATCGCACCGACCCTCGCGATGTACAGCCAGACCGATGAAACCTTCGCGCGCGCTTACTGGCACTGGTTCTTTCTGATCCGTCCGGCACCGTTGCCGGAAACGCTCATGGAGACTGCGCCCGAGCTGGTATTGAAGACCGCCGTGGCGACCCGCGCCGACCATCATCATCCGTTCACCGCTGCCGCCTACGCCGAATACCTGCGCTGCATGAAGCTGCCCGGCACCGTTCACGCATTCTGCGAGGATTATCGGGCCAGTGCCGGTATCGATCTGCAGCACGACCGGGAAGATCGTGCCGCTGACCGGCGTATCGAGGCGCCCCTGCTGGTGCTATGGGGCGCTAAAGGCGTCGTCGAGCGTTGCTTCGATCCGCTCAAGGAGTGGCGTGCCGTCGCAGCGAGCGTGCAAGGCAAGGCGCTGCCGGCAGGTCATTACATCGCTGAAGAGGTTCCGCAACTGCTGTTGGAAGAGGTTCTCGGGTTCCTGTCGTAA
- a CDS encoding PhzF family phenazine biosynthesis protein: MYQVDAFTDVLFKGNSAAVVPLEQWLSDAQMQSIAIENNLSETAFLVREPDGAFHIRWFSPITEIDFCGHATLASAFVLLSQRMATAPLTFRAASVGDISVAQLDDGLLEMNFPNREPERVDDPPAELSNGLGIVPQAVLKSSQAWFAVYEDEEQVRALTPDLAALKTLAPLDVVITAPGREQDFVSRYFWPANGGDEDPVTGSIYAGLAPYWSGRLGKSSLVALQASRRSGLLYCRVEGERVFVAGRAVQYLQGTIEV; the protein is encoded by the coding sequence ATCTATCAGGTCGATGCATTTACCGATGTGTTGTTCAAGGGCAACTCCGCCGCGGTGGTGCCGCTGGAGCAATGGCTGAGCGATGCGCAGATGCAGTCGATCGCCATCGAAAACAACCTGTCGGAAACCGCCTTTCTGGTACGCGAGCCGGACGGTGCTTTTCATATTCGCTGGTTCTCGCCCATTACCGAGATCGACTTTTGCGGTCACGCAACGTTGGCTAGCGCCTTCGTGCTGCTCAGCCAGCGAATGGCGACGGCGCCGCTGACCTTCCGTGCGGCGTCGGTGGGCGACATCAGCGTCGCGCAGCTGGACGACGGCTTGCTGGAAATGAACTTCCCCAACCGCGAACCCGAGCGCGTGGATGACCCTCCGGCGGAGTTATCCAACGGCCTAGGCATCGTTCCGCAAGCCGTCCTGAAAAGCAGTCAGGCCTGGTTCGCCGTATACGAGGACGAGGAGCAGGTACGCGCTCTGACGCCGGACCTTGCTGCCCTCAAGACACTCGCCCCGCTGGATGTGGTGATCACCGCGCCGGGGCGTGAGCAGGACTTCGTCTCGCGTTATTTCTGGCCGGCCAATGGTGGTGATGAAGATCCGGTGACGGGCTCGATTTATGCCGGTCTTGCGCCTTACTGGAGCGGGCGCCTGGGCAAATCATCGCTGGTTGCGCTGCAGGCCTCGCGTCGTAGCGGGCTACTGTATTGCCGGGTGGAAGGGGAGCGCGTGTTCGTCGCCGGGCGAGCAGTGCAGTACCTGCAGGGAACGATCGAGGTTTAG
- a CDS encoding LrgB family protein: MNRLEWRDVWAMTQDHPLFSVALTLIAFQLALALYRRSGWLVLQPVMIGMLLVVGTLYLCGIDYASYREGASMIAVLVGPATVALAVPLYRHIKRIQQLFWPIVITLVSGGVLGVVLTLVIASALGADLSVLMSLSPKAATMPIAMLVAEQIGGFASLAAVFVMLTGVIGTALGPWLLGWAGVDHPAARGLSYGINAHAIGTARALEESDECGAFAALGMSLLGILIALFLPLLMG; the protein is encoded by the coding sequence ATGAATCGTCTTGAATGGCGTGATGTCTGGGCAATGACACAGGACCACCCGCTGTTTTCCGTGGCGCTGACGCTGATCGCGTTCCAGCTCGCACTGGCACTCTACCGACGCAGCGGCTGGCTGGTGCTGCAGCCGGTGATGATAGGCATGCTGCTGGTGGTCGGAACGCTCTACCTGTGCGGGATCGATTATGCGAGCTACCGCGAGGGCGCCTCGATGATCGCCGTGCTGGTCGGCCCCGCAACGGTGGCCTTGGCGGTACCGCTGTATCGTCATATCAAGCGCATCCAGCAGCTGTTCTGGCCGATCGTCATCACCTTGGTGAGCGGCGGCGTGCTGGGCGTCGTCCTGACGTTGGTGATCGCCAGCGCTTTGGGTGCGGATCTGTCCGTGCTGATGAGCCTGTCGCCCAAGGCTGCAACCATGCCAATCGCCATGCTGGTGGCTGAGCAGATTGGCGGCTTCGCTTCGCTGGCGGCGGTATTCGTGATGCTCACCGGCGTCATCGGTACGGCGCTAGGGCCGTGGCTGTTGGGTTGGGCAGGTGTCGATCATCCGGCTGCCCGGGGTCTGAGTTACGGCATCAACGCCCACGCCATCGGTACAGCTCGCGCGTTGGAGGAAAGCGATGAGTGCGGCGCCTTCGCTGCGCTGGGCATGAGCCTGCTGGGCATTCTCATCGCGCTATTTCTGCCGCTGCTGATGGGTTGA
- the ccoG gene encoding cytochrome c oxidase accessory protein CcoG produces the protein MTERIPATIIATVDPSKPIRLTPAQNGGPIHTRSFSGLFRNLRLLGGGLLLLLYFGTQWLNWDGRQAVLWDLGKQQFHIFAATFWPQDFILLSALLIIAAFGLFFITVLAGRVWCGSACPQSTWTWIFMWAEKVTEGDRGQRIKLDAAPWSASKLLRRTAKHAIWLAVSLATALAFVGYFTPVRELVRDLFTLELGLSAGFWLFFFTAATYLNAGWLREKVCLHMCPYSRFQAVMFDADTLLVSYDAARGESRGARRKDSDPRAQGLGDCIDCTLCVQVCPTGIDIRDGLQLDCISCGACVDACDSVMDRMGYARGLVRFTSERALQGGRTRLLRPRLIGYAAALLMMIGAFVWALDVRPMLSLDVTKDRTLYRENTQGQIENMYSLKVINKTQQHRRYAISLGEGPFELHGRREISLAPGEIADLPVSVALTDASHGRALSRRLQFEIRDLDDPHSAVSTYSTFVAPANP, from the coding sequence ATGACCGAACGAATTCCCGCCACGATCATCGCCACTGTTGATCCAAGCAAACCGATACGCCTGACGCCCGCACAGAATGGCGGTCCGATCCATACCCGCAGCTTCTCCGGCCTGTTCCGCAATCTGCGCTTGCTGGGCGGCGGTCTGTTGCTGCTGCTCTACTTCGGCACCCAATGGCTGAATTGGGATGGTCGCCAGGCGGTGCTCTGGGATCTCGGCAAACAGCAATTCCATATCTTTGCTGCCACCTTCTGGCCGCAGGACTTCATCCTGCTGTCGGCATTGCTGATCATCGCGGCCTTTGGCCTGTTCTTCATCACGGTACTGGCTGGCCGCGTGTGGTGTGGCTCTGCGTGTCCGCAGAGCACCTGGACCTGGATTTTCATGTGGGCGGAAAAGGTCACCGAGGGCGACCGCGGGCAGCGGATCAAACTCGACGCCGCGCCCTGGTCCGCCTCAAAGTTGCTACGCCGCACCGCCAAACACGCGATCTGGCTGGCGGTCAGTCTCGCGACGGCGCTCGCCTTCGTCGGCTACTTCACTCCGGTACGCGAATTGGTCCGTGATCTGTTCACCCTGGAGCTCGGGTTGTCCGCCGGCTTCTGGTTGTTCTTTTTCACCGCTGCGACCTACCTCAATGCGGGGTGGCTGCGGGAAAAGGTCTGCCTGCACATGTGCCCTTATTCGCGCTTCCAGGCGGTGATGTTCGATGCCGATACCCTGCTGGTTTCCTACGATGCGGCCCGTGGCGAAAGCCGCGGCGCGCGACGCAAGGACAGCGATCCGCGCGCACAGGGCCTCGGTGACTGCATCGACTGCACCCTGTGCGTGCAGGTCTGCCCCACCGGCATCGACATCCGCGACGGCCTGCAACTGGACTGCATCAGTTGCGGCGCCTGCGTCGACGCCTGCGACAGCGTGATGGACAGGATGGGCTATGCGCGCGGCCTGGTTCGCTTCACGTCTGAACGCGCGCTACAGGGCGGCAGAACGCGCCTGCTTCGCCCGCGCCTGATCGGCTATGCCGCCGCACTTCTGATGATGATTGGCGCCTTCGTCTGGGCGCTGGATGTTCGGCCGATGCTGTCGCTGGATGTCACTAAGGACCGCACCCTGTATCGCGAAAATACGCAGGGTCAGATCGAAAACATGTACAGCCTCAAGGTCATCAACAAGACCCAGCAGCACCGGCGGTACGCGATATCGCTCGGTGAGGGACCATTCGAGCTGCACGGTCGACGCGAAATCAGCCTGGCGCCCGGCGAGATCGCCGATCTGCCGGTCAGCGTGGCGCTTACCGACGCCAGCCATGGCCGGGCGCTGAGCCGCAGACTGCAGTTCGAGATTCGTGACCTGGACGATCCACACAGCGCCGTCAGTACCTACAGCACCTTTGTCGCGCCAGCCAATCCGTGA
- a CDS encoding DUF3087 domain-containing protein: MPAFEIKPLNPETYRQQTRRSTLAVVATFVLLAMGLSAAAVAIFGEPGGDNLRLNIAGVVIGLGLTVLLVRLVYWQQPWMASAVYGWRLKRSLMSVTNVMHHVKAGVALEDPTAMKLLRFYHLGLTQMHQLDANSGSLLEMRAEIEQHRSAMEALGLDVDQQRLEPTWIETVKKIDAAK; this comes from the coding sequence ATGCCCGCATTCGAAATCAAGCCGCTGAATCCCGAAACCTACCGCCAGCAAACCAGACGCAGCACGCTGGCCGTCGTGGCCACTTTCGTGCTCTTGGCGATGGGGCTGTCCGCCGCCGCAGTGGCGATATTCGGCGAGCCGGGCGGCGACAACCTGCGCCTGAACATCGCCGGTGTGGTGATCGGGCTCGGGTTGACGGTACTGCTGGTTCGCCTGGTCTATTGGCAGCAGCCGTGGATGGCATCGGCGGTCTACGGTTGGCGGCTCAAACGCAGCCTGATGAGCGTGACTAACGTCATGCATCACGTGAAAGCGGGCGTGGCGCTCGAAGATCCTACCGCGATGAAGCTGCTGCGCTTCTACCATCTGGGCCTCACCCAGATGCACCAGCTGGACGCCAACAGCGGCTCTCTTCTCGAAATGAGGGCGGAAATCGAACAGCACCGCAGCGCCATGGAAGCGCTGGGCCTGGATGTCGATCAGCAGCGCCTGGAACCGACCTGGATCGAGACTGTAAAAAAGATCGACGCCGCGAAATGA
- the mapR gene encoding GntR family transcriptional regulator MpaR (MapR regulates genes involved in Pseudomonas quinolone signal (PQS) production and anthranilate metabolism) → MKRYEKFADEIAELIRTGVLGPGERVPSVRHASRTYGVSPSTVFQAYYLLEDRGLIQARARSGYFVREHAKRPLHEPEIGPRLAETTDVGVSELVFSVLASLRDPNTVPFGSAFPSPELFPLQRLARSMAQCVRDMPASAVIAEMTAGNPDLRRQLALRYMVSGVMLPMDELVITTGAMEALNLCLQVVTEPGDLVAIEAPAFYATLQVLERLKLKAVEIPVHPREGIDLDTLADSLAKLPIKACWFMSSLQNPLGASMGEPKKLQLYELLRQHQVPLIEDDVYAELYFTQEPPKPVKSHDRDGLVMHCGSFSKSLAPGYRVGWVAGGRYAEQIGRLKLMTTISPSVPAQAAIANYLQHGGYDRHLRKLRHALEMQQGAMLASAARHFPATTRVTRPGGGYFLWFEFPEPVDSLQLLQLALAQGISLAPGPIFSATQRFRNCARLNHGHPWDARSEKAMELLGRMIKSF, encoded by the coding sequence ATGAAGCGCTACGAAAAATTCGCCGACGAGATAGCCGAACTGATCCGCACCGGCGTATTGGGGCCGGGCGAAAGAGTGCCGTCGGTGCGCCACGCCAGCCGCACCTACGGGGTCAGCCCGTCGACGGTGTTTCAGGCCTACTACCTGCTCGAGGATCGCGGCCTGATTCAGGCGCGGGCGCGTTCGGGCTACTTCGTTCGCGAACACGCCAAGCGTCCGCTGCACGAACCCGAGATCGGCCCGCGGCTGGCCGAAACCACCGACGTTGGCGTCAGCGAGCTGGTGTTCTCGGTGCTCGCCTCGCTACGCGATCCAAACACCGTGCCCTTCGGCTCGGCCTTTCCCAGCCCGGAACTCTTTCCGCTGCAACGCCTGGCTCGCTCCATGGCTCAGTGCGTACGCGACATGCCGGCCAGCGCGGTGATCGCCGAGATGACGGCCGGCAATCCGGACCTGCGCCGGCAACTCGCCCTGCGCTACATGGTCAGCGGCGTGATGCTGCCGATGGACGAACTGGTGATCACCACCGGCGCCATGGAGGCGCTGAATCTGTGTCTGCAGGTCGTGACCGAGCCAGGTGATCTGGTTGCCATCGAAGCGCCCGCTTTCTACGCCACGCTGCAGGTACTGGAGCGGCTCAAGCTCAAGGCGGTGGAAATCCCGGTGCATCCGCGCGAGGGCATCGATCTTGACACACTCGCTGACAGCCTCGCCAAGCTTCCGATCAAGGCGTGCTGGTTCATGAGCAGCCTGCAAAACCCGCTGGGCGCGAGCATGGGTGAGCCGAAGAAATTGCAGCTTTACGAGCTGCTGCGGCAGCATCAGGTACCGCTGATCGAAGACGACGTCTACGCCGAGCTCTATTTCACCCAGGAACCGCCCAAGCCCGTCAAAAGCCATGACCGAGACGGCTTGGTCATGCACTGCGGCTCATTCTCCAAAAGCCTCGCGCCGGGGTATCGAGTCGGCTGGGTCGCTGGCGGGCGGTACGCCGAGCAGATCGGCCGGCTCAAGCTCATGACCACGATTTCTCCTTCCGTCCCGGCCCAGGCGGCCATCGCCAACTACCTGCAGCACGGCGGCTACGACCGTCATTTGCGCAAGCTGCGCCACGCGCTGGAAATGCAGCAAGGCGCAATGCTCGCCTCCGCCGCCCGACATTTCCCGGCGACCACGCGGGTCACACGCCCCGGCGGCGGCTACTTTCTGTGGTTCGAATTCCCGGAGCCGGTCGATTCCCTGCAACTGCTGCAGCTCGCGCTCGCCCAAGGCATCAGTCTCGCCCCCGGCCCGATCTTCTCGGCCACTCAACGATTCCGAAACTGCGCGCGGTTGAACCATGGCCACCCGTGGGATGCGCGCAGCGAAAAGGCCATGGAATTGCTCGGACGGATGATCAAATCGTTCTAA
- the wrbA gene encoding NAD(P)H:quinone oxidoreductase, producing MAKILVLYHSMYGHIETMANAVADGARRVQGAEVTIKRVPETMPQDVFKNAGGKTDQAADIATAAELPDYDAIIFGTPTRFGNMSGQMRNFLDQTGGLWAKGALHGKVASVFTSTGTGGGQEMTITSTWTTLAHHGMIIVPTGYGIGEFFDISETNGGTPYGASTIAGGDGSRQPSTKELTIARYQGELVAKTTLKLKG from the coding sequence ATGGCGAAGATTCTCGTGCTGTATCACTCGATGTATGGCCACATCGAAACCATGGCCAACGCGGTCGCCGACGGTGCGCGTCGTGTTCAAGGCGCCGAAGTGACCATCAAGCGTGTGCCGGAAACCATGCCGCAAGATGTCTTCAAGAATGCAGGCGGCAAGACCGATCAGGCTGCAGACATCGCTACTGCCGCCGAGCTGCCCGATTACGACGCGATCATCTTCGGCACGCCGACCCGCTTCGGCAACATGTCCGGGCAGATGCGCAATTTCCTCGACCAGACCGGCGGCCTCTGGGCCAAAGGCGCGCTGCACGGCAAGGTCGCCAGTGTGTTTACGTCGACCGGCACGGGTGGCGGGCAGGAGATGACCATCACTTCCACCTGGACCACCCTGGCCCACCACGGAATGATCATCGTGCCCACCGGCTATGGCATTGGGGAGTTCTTCGATATTTCCGAGACCAACGGCGGCACGCCTTACGGTGCCTCGACCATCGCCGGCGGTGATGGCTCGCGTCAGCCGTCCACCAAGGAACTGACCATTGCGCGTTATCAGGGCGAGCTGGTCGCCAAGACCACGCTCAAGCTCAAGGGTTGA
- a CDS encoding CidA/LrgA family protein gives MILKGLTWLVVLQLLGSVINLLLLPALPGPIIGMVLLFGLLLLRRGIPEPLEKTAALLLQYLPLLLIVPAAGIMTSSEALLADLPAIAAGLVLSLMVTVPFCGWLMQYLIRRTERRKENQL, from the coding sequence ATGATCCTCAAAGGCCTGACATGGCTAGTAGTGCTGCAATTGCTTGGCAGCGTCATCAATCTTCTGCTGCTTCCGGCATTGCCTGGGCCAATCATCGGCATGGTGCTGCTGTTCGGCCTGCTGTTGCTGCGCCGCGGCATCCCCGAACCACTCGAGAAAACCGCGGCGTTGCTGCTGCAATACCTGCCGCTGCTGCTGATCGTGCCGGCGGCCGGGATCATGACCAGTAGCGAAGCCTTGCTGGCCGATCTGCCTGCCATCGCGGCCGGGCTGGTGCTTTCGTTGATGGTCACCGTTCCGTTTTGCGGCTGGCTGATGCAGTACCTCATTCGGCGGACGGAACGCCGCAAGGAGAATCAGCTATGA